The Brachionichthys hirsutus isolate HB-005 chromosome 8, CSIRO-AGI_Bhir_v1, whole genome shotgun sequence genome contains a region encoding:
- the slc45a1 gene encoding proton-associated sugar transporter A, producing MSSPGMGTPSDPLLASPGGRLSTSQAGIWRSSLPKTASFPTSTTRHLSHRANNFQRQPKHRKLIRPSPPPPPNTPCPLDQLDLSELPPRRTFQELLFNGCILFGIEFSYAMETAYVTPVLLQMGLPDQFYSLVWFISPILGFLVQPLIGAWSDRCTSRFGRRRPFIFALAIGALVGLSFVLNGRDIGGLLADTASNHKWGIILTVCGVVLMDFSADSADNPSHAYMMDVCSPEDQDRGLNIHALLAGLGGGFGYIVGGINWDQTQFGRSMGGQLRVIYMFTSVTLVIATAMTLMSIPERPLPKSQPNKNSSKNHLKSPSLPLPPSPPVPPGSTLGLDEEDEDALYGYSFSAKSHASNTDTLSHSCSANARLCAGLTSPISPLSPLTPKYGSFISRDNSLTGINEFASSLGTSYIDSVLIDCHTGQTPQALTSDSAAALLPPGDYPHPNDSPHEVGRHLVGQTQDDAASQPTGEAQDAEALQPEGDTPSQVTAGAELGVGSHQGSSASILKRPQSLALMEAPMATQIVGLENGRRRTVTFRQQVANILLNGVRYESDLSENAETGESQMSMKLLCIAIYRMPPSLRSLCTNHFLGWLSFEGMLLFYTDFMGEVVFKGDPKAPHDSEAYQRYNAGVSMGCWGMCIYAFSAAFYSAILEKLEERFSLRTLYFFAYLAFGLGTGLATLSTNLYVVLSLCATYGVLFSSLCTLPYSLLCEYYQSPQFCGSSEEGTRRGMGVDISLLSCQYFLAQILVSVAMGPLTSLVGGAQGVMYFSSLMSFVGCLYSSLCVVYQLPPPEGEPPESETQPLLVHI from the exons ATGTCGTCCCCAGGCATGGGCACCCCCAGTGACCCCCTTTTGGCGAGTCCAGGAGGGAGGTTATCCACATCTCAGGCAGGTATTTGGAGGAGCTCGCTCCCCAAAACCGCCAGCTTCCCAACGTCCACCACTCGGCACCTGAGTCACAGAGCCAACAACTTCCAGAGGCAGCCAAAGCATCGGAAGCTGATAAGGCcttcgccgccgccgccgcccaacACGCCCTGCCCTCTGGACCAACTGGACCTCAGCGAGCTTCCCCCGAGGCGCACCTTCCAAGAGCTGCTCTTCAACGGCTGCATCTTGTTTGGTATTGAATTCAGCTACGCCATGGAGACAGCCTATGTGACTCCTGTGCTTCTACAGATGGGCCTGCCTGATCAGTTCTACAGCTTGGTGTGGTTTATCAGCCCTATACTGG GCTTTCTCGTTCAGCCTCTCATCGGAGCGTGGAGTGACCGTTGCACATCCCGGTTTGGGCGAAGGAGACCCTTTATTTTTGCCTTGGCTATAG GGGCTTTGGTTGGTCTGTCTTTTGTGCTGAACGGGCGGGACATCGGTGGCTTGCTGGCAGACACAGCCTCAAACCACAAGTGGGGAATCATTCTGACGGTGTGCGGTGTGGTTCTGATGGACTTCAGCGCTGATTCAGCTGACAACCCAAGTCACGCGTACATGATGGACGTGTGCAGCCCAGAGGACCAGGATCGGGGGCTGAACATCCATGCACTACTAGCAG GACTTGGAGGTGGATTTGGCTACATTGTTGGTGGCATCAACTGGGACCAGACACAGTTTGGACGGTCAATGGGAGGCCAGTTGCGTGTCATATACATGTTCACAAGTGTCACCTTGGTGATCGCTACAGCCATGACTCTGATGAGTATCCCCGAACGGCCTCTACCAAAGAGCCAGCCAAACAAAAACTCTAGCAAAAACCACCTAAAAAGCCccagcctccctcttcctccttctccccctGTTCCCCCGGGTTCAACTTTGGGACtggacgaggaagacgaggatgcTCTTTACGGCTACAGTTTCTCTGCAAAGTCTCATGCATCGAACACTGACACTCTTTCCCATTCTTGCAGTGCCAATGCACGCCTCTGTGCTGGTCTCACTAGCCCCATATCCCCCCTGAGCCCCCTCACACCAAAGTATGGCAGCTTTATTAGTAGAGACAACTCACTCACTGGAATCAATGAGTTTGCTTCCTCATTAGGAACCTCCTATATAGACAGCGTGCTTATAGATTGCCACACAGGTCAGACGCCACAGGCCTTGACCTCCGACTCTGCCGCTGCTCTCCTGCCTCCAGGAGACTACCCTCATCCTAACGATTCTCCACACGAGGTAGGGAGACATCTTGTGGGACAGACCCAGGATGATGCTGCGTCTCAACCTACTGGGGAAGCTCAGGATGCTGAGGCATTGCAGCCTGAGGGAGATACACCATCTCAGGTCACGGCTGGGGCAGAGCTTGGTGTCGGGTCACATCAAGGCTCTTCTGCTAGTATCCTGAAGCGACCCCAAAGTCTTGCGCTAATGGAGGCGCCTATGGCAACACAGATTGTTGGGCTGGAGAATGGACGCAGGAGGACTGTGACTTTCAGGCAGCAG GTCGCCAACATTTTGCTGAACGGCGTGCGCTATGAGAGCGATCTGAGCGAGAACGCGGAGACGGGAGAATCCCAAATGTCAATGAAGCTGCTGTGCATAGCCATCTACAGGATGCCGCCGTCCCTCCGAAGTTTGTGCACTAACCATTTTCTAG GCTGGCTGTCCTTTGAGGGCATGCTGCTCTTCTACACTGACTTCATGGGGGAGGTGGTGTTTAAAGGAGACCCAAAGGCACCCCATGACTCTGAGGCCTACCAACGCTATAATGCTGGCGTTAGCATGGGCTGCTGGGGCATGTGCATCTATGCATTCAGTGCTGCTTTCTACTCAG CCATATTGGAGAAACTGGAGGAGCGTTTCTCTCTTCGCACTCTATATTTTTTCGCCTACCTGGCATTTGGTTTGGGCACCGGCCTTGCTACACTCTCCACCAACCTCTATGTGGTACTGTCTCTCTGTGCTACGTATGGGGTGCTCTTCTCCTCGCTGTGCACTCTGCCTTACTCTCTCCTATGTGAGTACTACCAGAGCCCTCAG TTCTGTGGCTCATCAGAGGAGGGGACCAGACGAGGGATGGGGGTGGACATCTCTCTGCTCAGTTGCCAGTATTTCCTGGCTCAGATCCTGGTCTCTGTGGCGATGGGACCTCTGACCTCACTGGTGGGTGGGGCCCAGGGAGTGATGTACTTTTCAAGCCTGATGTCATTCGTGGGCTGCCTGTACTCCTCTCTCTGCGTGGTGTaccagctgcccccccctgAGGGTGAGCCCCCCGAAAGCGAGACCCAGCCACTATTggtgcacatttaa
- the prxl2b gene encoding prostamide/prostaglandin F synthase yields the protein MAKVDLGQVGKNLLKSESGASVALQSLWQGQPVVLFFLRRFGCQVCRWMAAEISKLEPELRAGGVALVGVGPEELGLEDFKEGGFFRGSIYVDEKKKCYQDLGFKRYSAISIIPAAIGKRVRDVAAKAKADGIQGNFSGDLLQSGGLLIVDKGGENVLMHFIQDSPGDHPTLEDISNAVGISATVTPGERPVCNDDVCTR from the exons ATGGCCAAAGTCGACCTCGGTCAAGTCGGCAAGAACCTGTTGAAGAGCGAAAGTGGAGCG agcgTGGCGCTGCAGTCTTTGTGGCAGGGCCAGCCGGTGGTCCTGTTCTTCCTGCGCCGGTTCGGGTGTCAGGTCTGCCGCTGGATGGCGGCAGAGATCAGTAAACTGGAGCCGGAGCTGAGAGCCGGCGGCGTCGCTTTGGTGGGCGTCGGACCGGAAGAGCTCGGCCTGGAGGACTTCAAAGAAGGAGGCTTTTTCAGAGGAA GTATTTATGTtgatgaaaagaagaaatgctACCAGGATTTAGGCTTCAAAAG ATATTCAGCCATAAGTATTATCCCTGCAGCTATTGGGAAGCGAGTACGAGATGTAGCTGCAAAG GCCAAAGCTGATGGTATCCAGGGAAACTTCTCAGGAGATCTGCTGCAGAGTGGAGGCTTGCTCATTGTGGACAAGG GTGGAGAAAATGTCCTGATGCACTTCATCCAGGATTCCCCTGGAGACCACCCAACTCTGGAAGACATTTCCAATGCTGTGGGCATCTCAGCTACAGTAACCCCAGGGGAGAGGCCAGTG
- the odad1 gene encoding coiled-coil domain-containing protein 114 has translation MPRRRFALSAHSDSSEMDPDSAGSEMAKLQRQFRIMEGDQQAYNLQAREQIRKQQQEMEKLLKEQEEQHRNLSVCKSIPCQQQDNEDIQSLCVLLEQKDMLEEALTKEKRCQKEIEKKIAKMQLKQAELRKGQVGASDVQRSDEQRTQKTIRTLEYKLDRALTHFNEQLTKNSRLRQELQTLHIERVHFQQLQKRLEKELQDIHKKIAELVHLSTAAYDARTEGQSKMTMMREKAVKDLAQYNAEMKELDRVIAHECNLKEFMTTKCSERSGQDAGHETGPKQLSELTEQRRMDLGDDSLDSPQELFKMIQTMTGEDNLDVLATRSIQLEDQNFALFNFVNEQNNEVEKLRDQISQVKADIEQFREMSLQQEEDHRSLLRDTDEQQKKSTRQAEDYETQTSIISRILDEVKIGVNGIFSKLECGRSLMEGALGSSTGMNETNIMSYLALVEQKTDELLTVQAFFSSKDPEKDYNLKDLPRSLLGQNPEQLQQNINIQTAIKNVDHGAEDFPVTNEEERPLSKEELRRRITNAVLRRESSATNKSSKIHQQSAGRRHSAEDALI, from the exons ATGCCTCGCAGAAGATTTGCCCTAAGTGCTCACTCAGACAGCAGTGAAATGGATCCTGACAGTGCAG GATCAGAAATGGCAAAACTGCAGAGGCAGTTCAGGATCATGGAGGGAGATCAGCAAGCCTACAACCTTCAGGCCCGGGAGCAGATCCGCAAGCAACA GCAGGAGATGGAAAAACTactgaaggagcaggaggagcaacaTCGAAACCTCAGTGTGTGCAAGAGCATTCCATGCCAACAGCAGGACAATGAGGACATCCAGAGTCTTTGTGTCCTGCTGGAACAGAAAGACATGCTGGAAGAGGCACTGACGAAGGAGAAGCGGTGTCAGAAAGAGATTGAGAAAAag ATTGCAAAAATGCAGTTGAAGCAGGCCGAGCTGAGAAAAGGGCAAGTCGGTGCCAGTGATGTACAGAGGAGTGACGAACAGCGCACTCAGAAGACCATACGCACCTTGGAATACAAACTTGACAGA GCTTTGACTCACTTCAATGAGCAACTAACCAAAAACAGCCGCCTGAGGCAAGAGTTGCAGACTCTTCATATTGAGCGAGTCCATTTCCAGCAACTGCAAAAGAGACTAGAAAAG GAACTGCAGGATATCCACAAAAAAATTGCGGAGTTAGTTCACCTTTCCACCGCAGCTTACGATGCCAG GACAGAGGGTCAGTCCAAGATGACCATGATGAGGGAGAAGGCAGTGAAGGACCTTGCCCAGTACAATGCTGAGATGAAGGAACTGGACAGAGTCATTGCACACGAGTGCAACCTGAAAGAGTTCATGACGACCAAGTGCAGCGAGAGGAGTGGGCAGGATGCTGGCCACGAGACAGGACCAAAGCAGC TGTCTGAACTAACGGAGCAAAGGAGGATGGACTTGGGAGACGACTCGCTGGACTCTCCTCAGGAGCTGTTTAAGATGATCCAGACTATGACAGGGGAGGACAACCTGGACGTGCTGGCCACCAGGTCCATACAGC TTGAAGATCAGAACTTTGCTCTCTTCAACTTCGTAAATGAGCAAAACAATGAGGTGGAGAAGCTGAGGGACCAAATCAGCCAG GTAAAAGCAGACATTGAACAGTTTCGAGAAATGAGtttgcagcaggaggaagatcATCGCTCTCTGCTGAGAGACACTGATgagcagcaaaagaaaagcacacGCCAAGCCGAGGATTATGAAACGCAAACCAGCATCATAAGCAGAATCCTGGATGAGGTTAAAATAG GAGTGAACGGCATCTTCTCCAAGCTGGAGTGTGGCCGCTCTCTGATGGAGGGGGCGCTCGGCTCCTCGACAGGAATGAATGAGACCAACATCATGTCCTACCTGGCGCTCGTGGAGCAGAAGACCGATGAACTGCTCACCGTTCAAGCTTTCTTCAGTTCCAAA GATCCAGAGAAAGACTACAACCTGAAAGACCTTCCCAGATCTCTTTTGGGTCAAAATCCAGAACAACTTCAGCAGAACATCAACATCCAAACTGCAATTAAGAA TGTAGATCATGGTGCAGAAGACTTTCCTGTCACCAATGAGGAAGAACGACCTCTTTCAAAGGAGGAACTTCGCCGAAGAATAACAAACGCA GTTCTACGGAGAGAGAGCTCAGCGACCAACAAGTCCTCCAAGATCCATCAGCAGTCTGCTGGCAGACGGCACTCAGCGGAGGACGCATTGATCTGA
- the si:ch211-222l21.1 gene encoding prothymosin alpha has protein sequence MAETAVDTTTKVSEVSVKERKEKKEVEEKEVEEEKTDNGDAPANGTNGADHGDKVEEPEEESKDGDGKAEEAPPAEDTDAPPVKRAAEEEKDEEKVDTKKQKTEENGAAKEAEVEA, from the exons ATGGCCGAAACAGCAGTAGATACGACCACAAAGGTTTCAGAGGTTTCCGTAAAG gagcggaaagagaaaaaagaagtggaggagaaggaggtagaagaagaaaagacggACAACGGGGACGCACCTGCGAACGGCACG aATGGTGCCGATCACGGTGACAAAGTGGAGGAACCTGAAGAGGAAAGCAAAGATGGCGATG GAAAAGCGGAGGAGGCGCCCCCTGCAGAGGATACCGACGCACCGCCTGTGAAGCGTGcggctgaggaggagaaggacgag GAAAAAGTGGATACAAAAAAGCAGAAGACGGAGGAAAACGGCGCCGCTAAAGAGGCGGAAGTGGAGGCCTAG
- the tas1r3 gene encoding taste receptor type 1 member 3, with protein sequence MAAPLTVLVLCWALRLSCSTPEWFHNISTSLFSLSGDVILGGLFPINELTSNLSQRREPGDISCKSLNEYGLGLSLVMKYAVDEINANPVLLPGIKLGYEIHDTCRQSAVIAKATLSFLTAKSDNVLPVKCNYTNYETIVSAVIGPYSSEMVSVVGKLLGFFLMPQISFGATSDKFSNKLLYPSFFRTVPSDKWQVEVMVLLMKKFNWNWVAVVGSEEEYGQRGVLEFSKIAANNSICVAYQGLIPVYSDPEPAIRTIINNIIATKVGVVVVFSIVEQAQIFFKEVIRRNVTGVWIGSTSWAIHTRISSLPNIEKVGTIIGFTDKLQTLDLLTAYTQQLLVKISAERDHASPPALNASNPPNPCPQCWNLSPANISLVTEPGLQRTAFSVYAAIYSVAQALHNELGCDSSACLQGPGAKIYPWKLLEALRNMSVDINGTLLVFDSNGNPNIGYNLVEWVWNASDVNFIAVGSFYKELFVNISLLKWHTSDLQVPQSTCSGACRPGQVRRVKGFHSCCYDCIDCLPGSYQANDDDIHCTKCLKGQWSLERSTKCTEPNFEVLSWNRPEALEMMVAGVVILVCQGSVGAVFLKYRGTHMVQASGGCMCFVALFSLMGACLSLLLFLGRPGDLVCRLQLPLSSIFQTVALAIITSISLQIFSVSEFPKMAASHRSVLRGPGSWLLVLVCCAAQTGICCWFVHEGPSLSAHLENMEINFVSAFLSCPVSPVTGFAAMQGFNNAMAIISFMCTFMAVKHLHQYNLARDITFCSLIYCIAWVTFIPIYIALNDIYKSIVHVSFNLVSIFGLVAAYYFPKCHFLLRKPELNTAEYFCTFLEVVPSKPVQEEPQTQTESEQ encoded by the exons ATGGCTGCCCCTCTTACTGTACTGGTTTTGTGCTGGGCGCTGAGGCTGAGCTGCAGTACACCGGAATGGTTCCACAATATCTCTACTAGCCTCTTCAGTTTGTCTGGGGATGTTATTCTTGGAGGGCTCTTCCCCATCAATGAGCTCACCAGCAACCTGAGCCAGAGGAGAGAACCCGGTGACATCAGCTGCAAAAG TTTAAATGAATATGGACTGGGCCTCAGTCTAGTAATGAAATATGCAGTGGACGAGATCAACGCAAACCCGGTTCTGCTTCCCGGAATCAAGTTGGGTTATGAGATTCATGACACTTGCAGACAATCAGCTGTCATTGCGAAAGCTACCCTTTCGTTCCTGACTGCAAAATCAGACAATGTCCTACCTGTGAAGTGTAATTACACCAATTATGAGACCATCGTATCGGCTGTGATTGGTCCTTATAGTTCGGAAATGGTGTCAGTCGTAGGAAAACTTCTGGGATTCTTTCTAATGCCACAG ATTAGTTTTGGTGCCACCAGTGACAAATTCAGCAACAAGCTCCTCTACCCATCGTTTTTCCGAACAGTGCCCAGCGACAAATGGCAAGTGGAAGTCATGGTGCTTCTCATGAAAAAGTTCAACTGGAACTGGGTGGCAGTTGTGGGCAGTGAAGAAGAGTACGGACAAAGAGGTGTGCTGGAATTCTCTAAAATAGCAGCAAACAATTCCATCTGTGTTGCCTATCAAGGGCTGATTCCAGTATACAGCGACCCTGAGCCAGCGATCAGAACCATCATCAACAATATCATAGCAACCAAAGTCGGAGTGGTAGTTGTCTTTTCCATTGTGGAACAAGCTCAAATCTTTTTCAAAGAG GTTATCAGGAGGAATGTAACAGGCGTGTGGATCGGCAGCACAAGTTGGGCCATCCATACTCGGATAAGCTCTCTCCCCAATATTGAAAAAGTCGGCACTATCATTGGCTTTACTGACAAGCTGCAGACCCTGGATCTGCTCACTGCGTACACACAGCAGCTTCTCGTCAAAATTAGTGCAGAGCGTGACCACGCATCCCCTCCTGCCCTCAACGCAAGCAATCCTCCCAATCCCTGCCCACAATGCTGGAACTTGTCTCCTGCTAATATCAGCTTGGTGACAGAACCAGGCCTGCAGCGCACAGCCTTCAGTGTGTATGCTGCCATCTATAGTGTGGCGCAGGCCTTGCACAATGAGTTAGGCTGCGATTCAAGTGCCTGTCTGCAGGGACCTGGGGCCAAAATCTATCCTTGGAag CTGTTGGAAGCTTTAAGGAACATGTCTGTAGACATAAATGGTACACTTTTAGTATTTGACAGTAACGGGAACCCAAACATAGGATACAATTTGGTTGAGTGGGTTTGGAATGCCTCAGATGTAAACTTCATAGCGGTTGGAAGTTTTTATAAAGAGCTGTTCGTCAACATATCTCTCCTCAAATGGCACACGTCGGACTTGCAG GTTCCTCAGTCCACCTGTTCAGGAGCATGCAGACCAGGCCAGGTCCGCAGAGTCAAAGGCTTCCATTCCTGCTGTTATGATTGCATTGACTGTTTGCCAGGCAGTTACCAGGCAAATGATG ACGACATTCACTGCACTAAGTGCCTGAAGGGCCAATGGTCTCTGGAACGGAGCACAAAATGCACTGAACCCAACTTTGAAGTTTTGTCCTGGAACCGTCCTGAAGCTTTGGAAATGATGGTTGCTGGGGTGGTAATACTGGTATGTCAGGGGTCAGTGGGTGCTGTGTTCCTGAAATACCGGGGGACCCACATGGTACAAGCTTCGGGGGGGTGCATGTGTTTTGTGGCTCTGTTTAGCCTGATGGGAGCTTGCCTCAGTCTGCTTCTCTTCCTGGGGCGTCCAGGGGACTTAGTTTGTCGTCTTCAGCTGCCACTCAGCTCCATTTTTCAAACAGTGGCTCTCGCTATTATCACATCCATCTCACTGCAG ATATTCAGCGTGTCCGAGTTCCCAAAGATGGCAGCTTCTCACCGTTCTGTACTAAGAGGCCCTGGAAGCTGGCTCCTTGTTCTGGTCTGCTGTGCTGCTCAGACTGGAATCTGTTGCTGGTTTGTTCATGAAGGGCCCTCACTGTCTGCACATCTggaaaatatggaaataaacTTTGTGAGTGCATTTCTGTCCTGCCCAGTATCACCGGTGACTGGATTTGCCGCAATGCAAGGATTCAACAATGCAATGGCAATTATATCATTCATGTGCACCTTCATGGCAGTGAAGCATCTTCATCAGTACAACCTTGCAAGAGACATCACCTTTTGTTCCCTGATCTACTGCATAGCTTGGGTGACCTTTATTCCAATCTACATAGCACTGAATGACATATACAAGTCTATTGTCCATGTTTCTTTCAACCTGGTGAGCATCTTTGGGCTTGTGGCAGCCTACTACTTCCCAAAATGTCACTTTCTGTTGAGAAAACCTGAGCTCAATACAGCAGAATATTTCTGTACATTCTTAGAGGTTGTCCCTTCAAAACCGGTTCAGGAGGAACCACAGACTCAGACAGAATCAGAGCAATAA